The DNA sequence GAATACCAGTTTGTCAGACAACAAAAACCCTCAGCTTGTAAAGAATTTCTTCTGTAAAGCTCTTAATAAAgttatgaataaaaatatttcactaCAATTGAAATGCATCTTGCGAACAAAATGCCCGAAATAGCATTTAATAACGCAAAATTGATTAATACAAAGTAAGTCAATTAAGCTAAAAGGAAAACTGTTGTCAGTTGCATAGCAACCAAAGATTGTCTGATATCCCCTAATAAATGGTATAGTTGTATGGTTTCTGTACTCAATAAGAGGCATTTCTCTCCACGCCTCCACTTTTTATCTCTGCACATGACAGACACCTGTAGCAACGGCTACAGTGAATGTTTTGCAAACTAAACACTGGACATATTTAGCATTGACCCTGTCATATTTGCCGGATAAGGATGGTTTTTAATGGATCAATTtcaactgaaagaaaaaatttgAATTCTTGGGTTGATATTGGGTTGATAgcttgaatgtaaatatttctccTTTTACAACTTTATATGCAGTACAGTACCTGAACAGTGTGCATTGAGTGTTTTCCTCACATTTTACAAAGCTACCAGACATTGGTCTGCTACATACCCCTTGCTACACGGTGTACAAAATCCAACCAATCATGTTACAGAAAGCAAAGACCAGGCAGAGACATACTGTACAGTGTGTAattccattttcaaaataaaatatcaagtgTTCACAACTTATCCCTATAGGcagcacaaatttggctgacCAGCCAAGTGAATGAAATCCACTTTGAAAATTCTATATGCTGTTTGTTTATTGGCATGAAATTTTTTCCAAGTCACTAGGGTTTTGTGCTTTTGCCTCGGAATAATTAGATGATTATTAATGGCAGACTGCTCTGAAAAAATGCACCATTCTTTCATAGTTTGCCAGGATTCTTGCTATGATTGGACAGTTGGGAAACCTTTTTTATAATCTGAATATTGTATCACAGCCCACCTTGTGATTGATAAATCACATGAACTCTGATATGACCAATATTTACGCACAGCTGTTTTTTTGGACCAGTTACTATCACCCAAATGAAAGGACTGTACAGTaataattaaatttaaaaaaaatacagtaaataacaCTGAATACAGCCTAGGAAATATTGTTATGGTTTGAATATGAGCTTTGGACCTTCTAGTAGTTTCATATTGGCCATTTACAGCAATGCAGCTGAGTTTACACAATCAACATAACAGCCAGATATCCTCCCTGGTTACTGATAAGGTctaattgatatgaaatatttaattcatagctgcaagatatattttatctccttttgataaatttgaaattacCAGTATTTGAAACTAAAGGTATTTCAATCTGCTCCAGTTGAGTTGCTTTGCTTTGAGAACGCTACATGTCTGTATTTCCACTGCTAAATGGAATGTTTGCTGTGCTATGTTTAACACTGTGTACTCGGTGACTAAGACGTAAAGTGTATAGTAAACACTGTCTTTAATATAACTCCAAGTAAGTAACTGCCTGGGATTCTGACTGCCTGCAATGCTGATAAAGACCCTGTTTTAAACCTGTTCAGCCCCATTCTCTGTGCATAGATTCAACCATACCATTGAAAATTACAGGGCTGTACCATGGCTTGGTCAAGATAGGGATGAAATGAAAGAATATTACCTGCATTAGCGATATGTATGATTCCTTTTTCTTCTGGTTGTTTGACTTGTTTTGACTTCTTGTCGGGGCTTCCATCGCTGTTCTCTTGATCTTCTGTGCTTTCAGTGTCGTATTCACAACACTCCTCGTCTACCGTCATCTTCGTGTTCTGGATCACACAGGTCAGAGCCGAACACCCGCTCCATCGCACTCGCGATTTCTCGTCCTGTCCCAGAGTCAGTATCTCATCAGTCTTACGGTAGGACTTTCGGAAGGCATGCCCCATTTTCTCGGAGAAGGGGTCCTTTGGTCGTTTCTTGCGGCCCGATTTCTTTGGACCGTCCGGTCCGGTAGTAGAGAGTTTCTGCAAGTTTTCTTCACAGGTATGCATTATCTGTTGGATGATGTTGGTGCTTTCTTCATGCAGGACATGCCTGATGCTGTCTTTTCTGATACGCGGCTGGGGACGATCCAGCTTATATTCAGACAGGTCGTTTTTCTCAACCATGTTCAGCGTGCACACACAAGACGTATCAGGGTCGAACTTTGTCATTTCATGCAGCAAGCAGTGATGGAGATCATTCGCCGAAACTTCCGCGGCGAACCTTCCGTGGTGGCCGTCGTAAATTCCGAAGAAACACTTGTTTGAGTCATTCCCGAAGTAGTCCTGGAATACCCTGGTGTCTTCCATTGTGGACTTCCAGCGCTCATTCCCGTCGGAGCATATTCCCACAGCATGTACACAATGTGGACTGCAGCTCAGACTGAGTCCTTCCGAATCGATGATCATGCTCTCCCGGATCTGACGGAATTCTTCATAAGTGTCTTCCATGTAGGCCTTCAATATTTCAAATGCATCATTGTATTTCTGGAGCATTTTTATCGGCAAGGGGTTGTCAGAATCGGTAGTTTTGTTCAACTTCTTCATGATTTGTCGTCTTCTTTTCAATAAGTCTTTCAAACTGCTTGGGCCGTTTGTCCCCTTGTAGTCAAACAGTTCCAGGGCCCTGTGGTAAGTCCTGTGCTCAGTTAAGGCCCTCacatcaatgtcaatgtcacacTGTTTGCACAGGATTGAGATTTCCGGCTGTGAGCTTTCCATTATTTCCGTCTGTGGTGTTTCTGCCCTTCCACGGTATTCATACCGGTCACGCTGGTACGTCTGTGGCCTGGTAACACGGCCTGACACTGAAGAGTCGGTATCACTCATCTTTTATTTATGATATAGCAACCtgcaaataaacatacaaaccaCTGTCACAAAAGGTGACATAGCAATGCACCTTTTTATTGGTCCACacgcaaaaataatgaaatctaGCTCGTTTCACAGAAATCTTTTATTCCTAAATCTATTTCAAGTAAAGgataataatttttcaagaaaaatggaGCAATGAGAACTGTTTTTTTCTGAGTTTTAATCTATTCAATGTGTAGCCCCTTTGTCTTAGTCACACTGACAACCCCTCTGACGATACCAATGAGAAAGTCCTAAATTATGCATGTGGGCATTGATTGGGTTTCCACACAACCTGTCTGTCACAAAGCCACTCCCATTGATCCACTTGATGAATCTCCCACTCGGCtgcacattttaaaacaaatctATTTGCTTCATTTCTGTTGTTCTTTCTTCTGGAGACCTATTACCAGTATGTCTGATAACCTTTTTGGCACATTTATCGTTAGTACAATATCCAAAGTTTCTTTTTCAGGTAAGCTGCCCCGGTACAGAGAGACAAGAAGCTTTGTGCTGACACTGTGGTAAGAATGCATTCCTTAATTACGACTGCACGAGACACAACAAGAAcatgtatttcattttttctgtatCATTTATTAAACCAGATAAGTTTGCTCACTTACACATTTAAGAAATTTCCAGTCATTGTAAATTTGTGGAGGCACTCAACTGGTTTGATAGCAAAtgtgaaagacaaaaattttcAGACCATTTGAGACCCGAGTGTCGATTGCTTGACTCCTCTAATATCACTTAACTGAACTTTGAAATCGCCCACGGACAAACAACATTCTTATCCTACACTGAAATCTTtccaagttttttttattttctcttcagGTACTGTACACAGCCTACTCAGACCTTCTAAGGCAAGACAAACACTTTTTAAGAAGGGGTTTCCATACCTCTGAGGCTCAAAATACTTATTTACTTGCCGTGCATTGTTTGTGCTGGAATAATTTGATCTCTAGGGGGATACCTAATACCATGGTTTGAAACGGTGGGCCCACTGATAGGTACTTAGCTTCTGAGCTGTATTGCACAttgtttatgacaaccaaaccAAACAGAGTTCAAAGACTTTTTCCACAGCCgttagttttcaatttttgattattttgagagtacatgtacatgtaagctgCAACTGGTAAGTAATGTTTGTTCTGTTCAATAGACAATTTTTTCTGGATTTATCACAAAAAAAGCAACACTGAAAAA is a window from the Ptychodera flava strain L36383 chromosome 11, AS_Pfla_20210202, whole genome shotgun sequence genome containing:
- the LOC139143553 gene encoding protein phosphatase 2C-like domain-containing protein 1, with amino-acid sequence MSDTDSSVSGRVTRPQTYQRDRYEYRGRAETPQTEIMESSQPEISILCKQCDIDIDVRALTEHRTYHRALELFDYKGTNGPSSLKDLLKRRRQIMKKLNKTTDSDNPLPIKMLQKYNDAFEILKAYMEDTYEEFRQIRESMIIDSEGLSLSCSPHCVHAVGICSDGNERWKSTMEDTRVFQDYFGNDSNKCFFGIYDGHHGRFAAEVSANDLHHCLLHEMTKFDPDTSCVCTLNMVEKNDLSEYKLDRPQPRIRKDSIRHVLHEESTNIIQQIMHTCEENLQKLSTTGPDGPKKSGRKKRPKDPFSEKMGHAFRKSYRKTDEILTLGQDEKSRVRWSGCSALTCVIQNTKMTVDEECCEYDTESTEDQENSDGSPDKKSKQVKQPEEKGIIHIANAGNIHGVLCRDGRAYRLTRDHTPNNHNENMRVLKTGASIAESDKGSRVNGVLDTTRGIGNHGDPHLKKAVICEPYATSVVIDQYAEFLILANNGIWEVFSEDEAVSLMKEAMTNPDKPPSTGVRKDLEVLWSRERSQVTTMSPSIYSQFAMETDLRPLSEKSQQYAASPEDELTEAFFMRDTDLTSPARRTPSILPSQSRAGILKKSENLPSTGWHQ